From [Chlorobium] sp. 445, the proteins below share one genomic window:
- a CDS encoding methylmalonyl Co-A mutase-associated GTPase MeaB produces MSDALSSLPLTEKTLTERILQGDKRALARMLTRVENSEPAAESILSELYAKVGRAYRIGITGPPGAGKSTLTNKLTRQLRLSGEKVAVIAVDPTSPFTGGALLGDRVRMSEVMLDEGVFIRSMATRGSLGGLARKATEVADVLDAAGYNFIIFETVGVGQSELDVVSAADTTVVALVPESGDAIQAMKAGLMEIGDIFVMNKADHQDADKAVQALSASLELRPHSAESWLPKVVKTVATMGKGITELYEAIKAHRAFLEKNAQLAQKRRQRQQNFVRRIVEEKWRHAFWTEARIEELHQRLAQHDSPYRIAEDLLRNQNHLQNP; encoded by the coding sequence ATGAGCGACGCTTTGTCATCTCTGCCCTTAACCGAGAAAACGCTCACCGAGAGAATTTTGCAAGGCGACAAGCGCGCACTTGCGCGCATGCTGACGCGCGTGGAAAATAGCGAACCTGCCGCAGAATCCATTCTCTCCGAGCTCTATGCGAAGGTTGGTAGAGCCTACCGCATTGGCATCACAGGACCGCCCGGCGCTGGCAAAAGCACCCTGACAAACAAACTCACGCGCCAGTTGCGTCTCAGCGGTGAAAAAGTCGCTGTAATTGCCGTCGATCCAACTAGCCCCTTCACCGGTGGGGCACTGCTGGGCGATAGAGTGCGAATGAGTGAAGTGATGCTCGATGAAGGCGTCTTTATTCGCTCTATGGCAACACGTGGCAGTCTGGGCGGACTGGCACGAAAAGCCACGGAAGTTGCCGACGTGCTCGATGCCGCTGGCTACAACTTCATCATTTTTGAAACCGTGGGTGTCGGACAATCCGAGCTCGATGTCGTAAGTGCCGCCGATACAACCGTCGTGGCACTCGTGCCTGAATCTGGCGACGCTATTCAAGCCATGAAAGCCGGGCTTATGGAAATCGGCGATATCTTCGTGATGAACAAAGCCGACCATCAAGATGCAGATAAAGCAGTACAAGCGCTTTCAGCAAGTTTAGAATTGCGCCCACACTCGGCAGAGTCGTGGCTGCCAAAAGTGGTCAAGACGGTCGCCACAATGGGCAAAGGCATCACGGAGCTCTATGAAGCAATCAAGGCACATCGCGCGTTTCTGGAAAAAAACGCACAGCTGGCGCAAAAACGCAGGCAGCGACAGCAAAATTTTGTACGCCGCATCGTCGAAGAAAAATGGCGCCACGCCTTCTGGACAGAAGCGCGCATAGAAGAACTGCACCAACGACTGGCACAGCACGACTCGCCTTACCGTATCGCAGAGGACTTGTTGCGCAATCAGAATCATTTGCAAAATCCATAA
- a CDS encoding aspartate--tRNA ligase: MTYRTHFCGMLRREHISEEVKLAGWIHRKRDHGGLIFVDLRDHTGICQLVFEPDYAEIFHQIEHLRVESVITVQGKVVPRAEDTINEHLPTGEIELRVSALTVENAAAPMPFPIADEVPTSEDLRLKYRFLDLRHKHLHENILYRSKMIFEIRKYLVGLGFNEIQTPILTCSSPEGARDYLVPSRLHPGKFYALPQAPQQFKQLLMVAGFDKYFQIAPCFRDEDARADRSPGEFYQLDMEMSFITQDELFEVLEGLFDHLTKTLSHKRIMQLPFPRIKYLDAMNRYGSDKPDLRNPLVIEDVTDIFVGSSFKVFAQNTSKGKCIKALVLKGKANEPRLFYDKAEDYAKTELGLPGLAYIRYRENEVQSPIYKFLSETEKARLVERLQLETGDVVFFAAGAWEKTCKAMGAIRNYFGKNYPLDKDLLAYCWIVDFPMFEYNEEQKKIDFSHNPFSMPQGGLEALLTKDPLEVIAYQYDIVCNGIELSSGAIRNHKPEIMYKAFEIAGYTKEEVDEKFGHMIRAFEHGAPPHGGIAPGIDRIVMLYRDEHNIREVIAFPMNQKAQDLMTGAPSPVSEKQLRELHIKLDLPKNDAE, from the coding sequence ATGACTTATCGCACACACTTTTGCGGCATGCTTCGCCGCGAGCATATCTCAGAGGAAGTCAAACTTGCTGGCTGGATTCACCGCAAACGCGATCATGGTGGACTGATTTTCGTGGATTTACGCGATCACACGGGCATCTGTCAGCTTGTCTTCGAGCCCGATTATGCCGAGATTTTTCATCAGATTGAACATCTGCGTGTGGAGTCTGTGATTACGGTGCAAGGTAAGGTCGTGCCGCGTGCAGAAGACACCATCAACGAGCATTTGCCCACAGGTGAAATTGAGTTACGCGTCAGTGCGCTGACGGTTGAAAATGCTGCTGCGCCTATGCCCTTTCCTATTGCTGACGAGGTTCCGACGTCGGAAGACTTGCGCCTCAAATACCGCTTTCTTGACTTAAGGCATAAGCATCTGCACGAGAATATTCTTTATCGCTCAAAGATGATTTTTGAGATTCGCAAATATCTCGTGGGCTTAGGCTTCAATGAAATTCAGACACCGATTCTCACCTGCAGCTCCCCTGAAGGCGCACGCGATTATCTTGTACCGAGCCGATTGCATCCGGGCAAGTTTTATGCGCTGCCACAGGCTCCGCAGCAGTTCAAACAACTTTTGATGGTCGCGGGATTCGACAAATACTTTCAAATTGCGCCTTGCTTTCGCGATGAAGATGCGCGCGCTGATCGCAGCCCCGGTGAGTTCTATCAGCTCGATATGGAAATGTCTTTCATCACGCAAGATGAACTCTTCGAAGTGCTCGAAGGGCTTTTCGACCACCTTACCAAGACGCTCTCGCACAAGCGTATCATGCAACTGCCCTTTCCGCGCATTAAGTACCTTGATGCCATGAACCGCTACGGCTCTGACAAGCCCGACCTTAGAAACCCCCTCGTCATTGAAGATGTTACGGATATCTTTGTTGGCTCATCGTTCAAAGTCTTCGCACAGAACACCAGCAAAGGCAAGTGCATCAAAGCGCTCGTGCTCAAAGGCAAAGCCAATGAACCGCGTCTATTCTACGATAAAGCTGAAGACTACGCCAAAACCGAGCTTGGCTTACCCGGGCTGGCTTACATTCGCTATCGCGAGAATGAAGTGCAAAGTCCAATTTACAAATTTCTCTCTGAGACTGAAAAAGCACGCTTGGTTGAACGCTTGCAGCTTGAAACAGGCGATGTAGTTTTCTTTGCCGCCGGCGCATGGGAAAAGACTTGCAAAGCCATGGGCGCTATTCGAAATTACTTTGGCAAGAATTATCCGCTCGACAAAGATTTGCTTGCCTATTGCTGGATTGTGGACTTTCCCATGTTCGAATACAACGAGGAGCAAAAGAAAATTGACTTCTCACATAATCCCTTCTCGATGCCACAAGGTGGCTTAGAGGCCCTGCTGACAAAAGATCCGCTTGAAGTGATTGCCTATCAATACGATATTGTTTGCAACGGCATTGAGCTTTCTAGTGGGGCAATTCGCAATCATAAGCCAGAGATTATGTACAAAGCCTTCGAGATTGCTGGATACACGAAAGAAGAAGTCGACGAAAAGTTTGGTCATATGATTCGCGCCTTTGAGCATGGTGCACCGCCACACGGCGGTATTGCGCCCGGCATTGATCGAATCGTGATGCTCTACCGTGATGAACATAATATCCGCGAAGTGATTGCCTTCCCCATGAACCAAAAAGCCCAAGACTTGATGACCGGCGCACCTTCACCTGTCTCAGAAAAACAGCTCCGTGAATTGCACATCAAACTCGACTTACCAAAGAACGACGCAGAGTAG
- a CDS encoding Fe-S-binding domain-containing protein → MILTITIFLPFLASFLLFAFARAERFAKLYAVLVTLVTFGLGLFLALNFNAEAGFQFQHVALEQWLGSSADIKYSVALDGLSLALFVFATFMFMLGALASWSVEKSVCEYFFFLLMLETCILGIFAATDLFLYYIFWEAMLIPMYFLIGMWGGARRAEAATKFVLYMLTASLVMLVGVIYVGYMGREVNGGIFTTDYQKLLALRLPFDVEQILFWIFGLSFFVKSPLFPLHTWAADVYSESPTGAVLTGVLLKMAPYALVRFNLMLFPEASLSYAPLIGVLAVITVLYGASVAAAQRQMKRLLAFSSVSHLGFLILGIFAFSEESLQGVILYMLGSGLSTGLLFLIVAKLEQDYGSKDMHDYGGLKKTMPLAASAFLVAAMASVGLPGLSGFVGEFLILIGAFKSQALGTGLYASLSAIGVILAVVYMLPLTQRLFFGEMRQALSQLRDFNLREAVIATTMILAMLWLGLMPNSVLKFSASSSRATIEHLKAMPKQAERTQRF, encoded by the coding sequence ATGATTCTTACCATCACGATTTTCTTACCCTTCCTTGCTTCGTTTTTGCTTTTTGCCTTTGCTCGTGCTGAGAGATTCGCAAAATTGTATGCTGTGCTCGTTACCCTTGTTACTTTCGGGCTAGGACTCTTTCTTGCTTTGAACTTCAATGCAGAGGCTGGGTTTCAATTTCAGCATGTGGCACTCGAGCAGTGGCTCGGCAGTTCTGCCGACATCAAATACAGTGTTGCACTCGATGGTCTTTCTCTTGCACTCTTTGTGTTTGCAACTTTCATGTTCATGCTGGGTGCTCTGGCATCGTGGTCAGTAGAAAAATCAGTGTGCGAATACTTTTTCTTTCTCTTGATGCTGGAGACCTGCATTCTTGGCATTTTTGCTGCCACCGACCTTTTTCTTTACTACATTTTTTGGGAAGCGATGCTCATTCCAATGTACTTCCTGATTGGGATGTGGGGCGGAGCGCGTCGCGCAGAAGCGGCTACAAAGTTTGTGCTCTACATGCTCACTGCCTCTCTCGTGATGCTTGTTGGAGTTATCTATGTTGGATACATGGGTCGCGAAGTCAATGGTGGAATTTTTACGACCGACTACCAGAAATTGCTTGCTTTGCGTTTGCCCTTCGATGTTGAGCAAATTCTCTTTTGGATCTTTGGCTTGAGTTTCTTTGTTAAGTCGCCGCTTTTTCCGCTGCACACTTGGGCGGCAGATGTGTATTCGGAATCGCCAACGGGCGCAGTGCTCACAGGGGTCTTGCTCAAAATGGCACCTTATGCGCTGGTGCGGTTCAACCTCATGCTTTTTCCTGAAGCCTCTTTGTCCTATGCGCCCTTGATTGGTGTGCTGGCTGTGATTACGGTGCTCTATGGCGCATCAGTTGCCGCTGCACAGCGTCAGATGAAGCGCCTTCTAGCATTTTCGTCCGTTAGCCACTTAGGCTTTTTGATTCTGGGCATTTTTGCTTTCAGTGAAGAATCGCTGCAAGGCGTGATTTTGTACATGCTCGGCAGTGGTCTTAGCACAGGATTGCTTTTCCTTATTGTCGCTAAACTTGAGCAGGACTACGGCTCGAAAGATATGCACGACTACGGCGGCTTGAAGAAGACTATGCCACTGGCTGCTTCCGCATTTCTTGTCGCTGCCATGGCTTCTGTTGGCTTACCTGGCTTGTCAGGATTTGTTGGTGAGTTTTTGATTCTCATCGGGGCATTTAAGTCGCAGGCATTAGGCACAGGTCTGTATGCTTCACTTTCAGCCATTGGCGTCATTCTTGCTGTTGTCTACATGCTGCCTCTCACACAGCGCCTTTTCTTTGGAGAGATGCGTCAAGCGCTGAGCCAACTGCGAGACTTCAACCTGCGTGAAGCAGTAATTGCCACAACGATGATTCTTGCGATGCTTTGGCTTGGACTGATGCCAAACAGTGTGCTCAAGTTTTCCGCGTCTTCATCGCGTGCAACCATTGAGCATCTCAAAGCCATGCCCAAACAAGCCGAGCGCACACAAAGATTTTAA